One segment of Agromyces albus DNA contains the following:
- a CDS encoding LacI family DNA-binding transcriptional regulator produces MTLHDVAREAGVSVATASRVLGGGDRKVSDELSARVQRAAARLRYAPDLSARAVRRGTSSTIALIVSDISDPYFSAVASGVIAAARRARMTVTIAATERSTLLELETVRAMRAQGHRALIVVGSRPVRQSEDDLVAEIARFEQAGGTVVLVSQPVLPFSTVSLDNAGGARSLALKLVGHGYRSFAVLAGDRRFATVEDRISGFVKGLGQVGVELDDDRIFAGSFSRDGGFETAQAFIESGLQSVDLVFATSDVMAVGAMAAFRDHGIRVGSDVGLAGFDDIRVASLVTPRLTTVAAPMAEMGAAAVELALSEPGERMIREFSTTIALRESSPRRAR; encoded by the coding sequence GTGACGCTGCACGACGTCGCACGCGAAGCCGGCGTCTCCGTCGCAACTGCTTCTCGAGTGTTGGGCGGCGGCGATCGAAAAGTCTCGGACGAACTCAGCGCTCGTGTGCAGCGGGCGGCCGCGCGGCTCCGTTACGCGCCCGACCTCTCCGCGCGGGCCGTCAGACGCGGCACCTCGTCGACGATCGCGTTGATCGTCAGCGACATCTCCGACCCCTACTTCTCCGCCGTGGCGTCGGGGGTGATCGCCGCCGCCAGACGCGCGCGAATGACGGTGACCATCGCGGCGACGGAACGATCGACGCTGCTCGAGCTGGAGACCGTGCGGGCCATGCGCGCACAGGGCCATCGCGCGTTGATCGTGGTCGGAAGTCGACCCGTGCGGCAGTCGGAAGATGATCTCGTCGCGGAGATCGCACGGTTCGAGCAGGCCGGTGGCACCGTGGTCCTCGTGTCGCAGCCGGTGCTGCCCTTCTCCACGGTGTCGCTCGACAATGCCGGCGGTGCGCGAAGCCTGGCGCTGAAGCTGGTGGGTCACGGATACCGCTCCTTCGCCGTGCTCGCAGGTGACCGTCGGTTCGCCACCGTCGAGGATCGCATCTCGGGGTTCGTGAAGGGGCTCGGGCAGGTGGGTGTCGAGTTGGACGACGATCGGATCTTCGCGGGCTCATTCTCTCGGGATGGCGGGTTCGAGACGGCGCAGGCGTTCATCGAGTCCGGGCTGCAGTCCGTAGATCTCGTCTTCGCGACCAGCGACGTGATGGCCGTGGGCGCGATGGCGGCGTTCCGCGACCATGGGATTCGTGTCGGGTCTGACGTGGGTCTGGCCGGATTCGACGACATCCGGGTGGCGAGTCTCGTGACCCCGCGACTCACGACCGTCGCTGCGCCGATGGCCGAGATGGGAGCAGCAGCCGTCGAGCTCGCGTTGTCGGAGCCGGGGGAGCGGATGATCCGCGAGTTCTCGACGACGATCGCACTGCGCGAGAGCTCGCCCAGGCGAGCGCGCTGA
- a CDS encoding zinc-dependent alcohol dehydrogenase, whose protein sequence is MKAFVISGPQQAGVEDVEPPTAGPGEVVIDVARAGICGTDVEFYTGEMQYLHDGHASYPIRIGHEWMGTVTAVGEGVDSTWLGRRVTGDTMLGCGECHRCRTGYHQVCEFRTELGIRAGRPGALAEQVAFPARYLHPLPDSVTDAAGALVEPGGNAWRSVEAARLSEGDRVLVLGPGTIGLLCAMFARAVGAEVHLMGRSGRSLEFARTFEFAGVWTEDDLPALRWDAVIEASNALHLPAKALQLVEPGKRIAYVGLAGSPSLIDSRLLVLGDLTAVGILGASAGLAPTIRSYASGTVDPTPLIAATVGLDELAGVLAGERPSDAASGPKIHVEITRRSGAE, encoded by the coding sequence ATGAAGGCCTTCGTCATCTCAGGTCCGCAGCAGGCGGGGGTCGAGGACGTCGAACCGCCCACGGCCGGCCCGGGCGAGGTCGTCATCGACGTCGCGCGCGCCGGCATCTGCGGCACCGACGTGGAGTTCTACACCGGCGAGATGCAGTACCTGCACGACGGGCACGCGTCGTACCCGATTCGCATCGGCCACGAGTGGATGGGCACCGTCACCGCCGTGGGCGAGGGCGTCGACTCGACGTGGCTGGGCCGCCGCGTGACCGGCGACACGATGCTCGGCTGCGGTGAATGCCACCGCTGCCGCACGGGCTACCACCAGGTCTGCGAGTTCCGCACGGAACTCGGCATCCGCGCGGGACGCCCGGGCGCGCTTGCCGAACAGGTCGCCTTCCCGGCCCGTTACCTGCACCCGCTTCCGGATTCGGTGACGGATGCCGCGGGCGCGCTCGTCGAACCGGGCGGCAACGCGTGGCGCAGCGTCGAGGCGGCGCGACTCAGCGAGGGCGACCGCGTGCTGGTCCTCGGACCCGGCACCATCGGGCTGCTGTGCGCGATGTTCGCCCGCGCGGTGGGCGCCGAGGTGCACCTCATGGGCCGGTCGGGTCGGTCTCTCGAGTTCGCCCGCACCTTCGAGTTCGCCGGCGTCTGGACGGAAGACGACCTTCCGGCGCTGCGATGGGACGCCGTCATCGAGGCATCCAATGCGCTGCACCTACCCGCGAAGGCGCTGCAGCTCGTGGAGCCGGGAAAACGCATCGCGTACGTGGGGCTCGCGGGCAGCCCGAGCCTCATCGACTCGCGCCTGCTCGTGCTCGGCGACCTCACTGCCGTCGGCATCCTCGGCGCCTCGGCGGGCCTCGCCCCGACCATTCGCTCCTACGCGAGCGGCACCGTCGACCCGACCCCGCTCATCGCGGCGACGGTCGGCCTCGACGAATTGGCCGGCGTGCTCGCCGGCGAACGGCCCTCGGATGCCGCATCCGGACCCAAGATCCACGTCGAGATCACCCGCCGGTCGGGTGCCGAATAG
- a CDS encoding LacI family DNA-binding transcriptional regulator, which yields MSGRRRSGATLHDVAARAGVSPSTASRVLNGGVRSARGIPDATREAIWNAARELDYAVNSQAQSMAAGANKTIAILATEIDDPGAAELVSGATRKARALGHSVFIALAGLTEHDEIDALRAVRGQRPKAVLVAIARSTDMKREEAFGAELEAFARAGGRISIIGDNTFDYDAVTLRNAESAAALAEELASIGYRRFAMIGGPADLITPRERAAGFARGLAGHGIEIPADLVMTEDFDHDGGYRAAERLISRIGDLDVVFAASDAMALGAIARFAEEGISLPRDVTVAGFDDVPIVRDLDPPLTTVRVPLAEMAEHAVVQVLSPSDRVQTFQVSGTVMLRGGTPPLRD from the coding sequence ATGAGCGGGCGTCGGCGATCGGGAGCCACTCTGCACGACGTGGCGGCCCGCGCCGGCGTCTCTCCGTCGACGGCGTCACGCGTGCTCAACGGCGGAGTTCGATCCGCCCGCGGGATCCCGGATGCCACTCGAGAGGCGATCTGGAACGCAGCCCGGGAGCTCGACTACGCCGTGAACAGCCAAGCTCAGTCGATGGCCGCCGGAGCGAACAAGACGATCGCGATCCTCGCGACGGAGATCGACGATCCTGGAGCAGCCGAACTCGTGTCCGGAGCGACACGGAAGGCCCGAGCACTCGGCCACTCCGTCTTCATCGCTCTTGCAGGACTGACCGAACACGACGAGATCGACGCGCTGCGGGCCGTGCGCGGGCAGCGTCCGAAGGCGGTACTGGTGGCCATCGCGCGATCCACCGACATGAAACGCGAAGAAGCATTCGGCGCCGAACTCGAAGCCTTCGCAAGGGCGGGCGGTCGGATCTCGATCATCGGTGACAACACCTTCGACTACGACGCGGTCACCCTCCGGAATGCCGAGTCGGCTGCCGCGCTCGCAGAGGAACTCGCGTCGATCGGATACCGCCGGTTCGCGATGATCGGCGGACCCGCTGATCTCATCACGCCACGCGAGCGCGCGGCCGGCTTCGCCCGTGGCCTCGCAGGTCATGGCATCGAGATACCCGCCGATCTCGTGATGACGGAGGACTTCGATCACGACGGCGGCTATCGCGCCGCCGAGAGGCTCATCAGCAGGATCGGCGACCTCGACGTCGTCTTCGCTGCGAGCGATGCGATGGCGCTCGGCGCGATCGCCCGATTCGCCGAAGAAGGGATCTCCCTCCCACGTGACGTGACCGTGGCCGGCTTCGACGATGTTCCGATCGTCCGCGACCTCGATCCCCCACTCACCACGGTGCGCGTACCGCTGGCCGAGATGGCCGAACACGCCGTCGTTCAGGTCTTGAGCCCGTCCGACCGAGTCCAGACGTTCCAGGTCTCGGGCACGGTCATGCTGCGCGGGGGCACTCCTCCCCTTCGCGACTGA
- a CDS encoding IlvD/Edd family dehydratase: MSSQLRSSEWYSGDDRNAYIHRAWMRRGLPDSAFAGARPHIAIANTASDLTPCNSHLDEVAQSVKNGIYEAGGIPLNLPVVSLGETQVRPTAMLWRNMAAMATEEMLRANPIDGVVLLGGCDKTIPALLMAAASVDLPAVVVPGGPMSTGTFRGVALGCGTDVWRLSEEVRAETLSERDFLRSESSMIRSRGHCNTMGTASTMALVAEALGTVIPGLAGTPAVDSRLLEASHETGRLAVALVEAERRPSTFLTKASFHNAIVALAAIGGSTNAVVHLLAIAGRLGIDLSLDDFDRIGVNVPLLVNLQPAGRYLMDDLHRAGGFLAVLREVRDLLDPDALTITGRPLVDHLDGARIWDPDVITPRDAPLLPAAGISVLRGSLAPGGALIKPAAASPHLLKHRGRAVVFDSIEDFHARIDDPELEVDADSVLVLRGCGPKGYPGMPEVANMPLPKKLLEQGVRDMVRICDGRMSGTAYGTVVLHVTPESAADGPLALVQTGDWISLDVRSRRLDLDVPTEELAARTPNQATVDGYAKPRRGWERLYVDHVMQADTGVDLDFLVGSSGPKVSRESH, from the coding sequence ATGTCGTCCCAGCTTCGCAGTTCCGAGTGGTATTCGGGTGATGACCGCAACGCCTACATCCACCGAGCCTGGATGCGGCGGGGTCTGCCCGACAGTGCGTTCGCCGGGGCGCGACCGCACATCGCGATCGCCAACACGGCGTCCGACCTCACGCCGTGCAACTCGCACCTCGACGAGGTCGCCCAGTCGGTCAAGAACGGGATCTATGAGGCGGGCGGCATCCCGCTGAACCTGCCCGTCGTATCGCTCGGCGAGACGCAAGTGCGACCCACGGCGATGCTCTGGCGCAACATGGCCGCGATGGCGACCGAGGAGATGCTCCGCGCGAACCCGATCGACGGGGTGGTGCTGCTCGGCGGGTGCGACAAGACGATTCCGGCGCTGCTCATGGCCGCGGCATCCGTCGACCTGCCCGCCGTCGTCGTTCCCGGCGGGCCGATGAGCACCGGCACCTTCCGTGGGGTGGCGCTCGGCTGCGGCACCGACGTCTGGCGGCTGAGTGAGGAAGTACGCGCTGAGACGCTCAGCGAGCGCGACTTCCTGAGGTCCGAGTCGTCGATGATCCGGAGCCGCGGACACTGCAACACCATGGGCACGGCGTCGACGATGGCCCTCGTCGCCGAGGCGCTCGGCACCGTCATCCCCGGCCTCGCCGGAACGCCTGCCGTCGACAGTCGCCTGCTCGAGGCGTCGCACGAGACCGGGCGGCTCGCGGTCGCGCTCGTCGAGGCCGAGCGGCGTCCGTCGACCTTCCTCACGAAGGCGAGCTTCCACAACGCGATCGTCGCGCTCGCCGCGATCGGCGGCTCGACCAATGCCGTCGTGCACCTGCTCGCGATCGCCGGGCGCCTCGGCATCGATCTGAGCCTCGACGACTTCGACCGCATCGGCGTGAACGTGCCGCTTCTCGTCAACCTCCAGCCGGCTGGCCGCTACCTCATGGACGACCTCCACCGCGCCGGCGGCTTCCTCGCCGTGCTGCGCGAGGTGCGCGACCTGCTCGACCCCGATGCCCTCACGATCACCGGGCGTCCGCTCGTCGACCACCTCGACGGCGCAAGGATCTGGGACCCCGACGTCATCACGCCCCGTGATGCCCCTCTGCTGCCGGCGGCGGGAATCAGTGTGCTGCGGGGGAGCCTCGCCCCGGGCGGCGCCCTCATCAAGCCCGCTGCCGCATCACCGCACCTGCTCAAGCACCGCGGCCGAGCCGTGGTGTTCGACAGCATCGAGGACTTCCACGCCCGCATCGACGACCCCGAACTCGAGGTCGACGCCGACTCCGTGCTCGTCCTGCGCGGATGCGGCCCCAAGGGCTACCCGGGCATGCCCGAGGTCGCGAACATGCCGCTGCCGAAGAAGCTGCTCGAACAGGGCGTGCGCGACATGGTCCGCATCTGCGACGGTCGCATGAGCGGCACCGCCTATGGCACCGTCGTGCTGCACGTCACTCCCGAGTCCGCCGCCGACGGACCGCTCGCGCTCGTGCAGACCGGCGACTGGATCTCCCTCGACGTTCGGAGCCGTCGCCTCGATCTCGACGTGCCAACGGAGGAACTCGCGGCACGCACGCCGAACCAGGCCACCGTCGACGGGTACGCGAAGCCCCGCCGCGGCTGGGAGCGACTCTACGTCGACCACGTCATGCAGGCCGACACCGGCGTCGACCTCGACTTCCTCGTCGGCTCGAGCGGACCGAAGGTCAGTCGCGAGTCGCACTGA
- a CDS encoding VOC family protein, with product MIKLLSHLSYVAITTPDVEASVDFYVNQVGLTVVDRHDGAVYLRCWGDYYRYSVVVLPGEEPSLATMAWRTSSAEALDEAARRVEAAGIEGEWFDGHAIGRAYRFTGPWGHSMTLHWDAEQVHETSGEAASIYPDRPNRRSKVAGAPRQLDHVTIASSDVDGFAKWYSDVLGFRIMARTILDEAPISVFSVITTNEKSHDLGIVLDGSTRAGRVNHYAFWVDTREELLIAADVLMENGTPIEYGPSIHGIGEQNFLYYREPSTLRIELNTGGYRNYVPDWEPNTWRPSQGSNNFYRNGAMPMSMTESFPAADGPSATEEGVPDEVRDALLNPYAEHGRG from the coding sequence ATGATCAAGCTCCTCTCCCACTTGTCGTACGTGGCCATCACGACTCCCGATGTCGAGGCATCCGTCGACTTCTACGTGAACCAGGTCGGCCTCACCGTCGTCGACCGTCACGACGGCGCGGTCTACCTCCGCTGCTGGGGCGACTACTACCGCTACAGCGTGGTGGTGCTCCCCGGCGAAGAGCCCTCGCTCGCGACGATGGCATGGCGCACGTCGAGCGCCGAAGCGCTCGACGAGGCTGCCCGTCGTGTCGAGGCCGCCGGCATCGAGGGCGAATGGTTCGACGGACATGCGATCGGCCGCGCCTACCGCTTCACCGGTCCCTGGGGCCACAGCATGACGCTGCACTGGGACGCCGAGCAGGTGCACGAGACCTCGGGCGAGGCCGCGTCGATCTACCCCGACCGCCCGAACCGCCGCAGCAAGGTCGCCGGCGCACCCCGCCAGCTCGACCATGTCACCATCGCATCGAGCGATGTCGACGGCTTCGCGAAGTGGTACAGCGACGTGCTGGGCTTCCGCATCATGGCGCGCACGATCCTCGACGAGGCGCCCATCTCGGTGTTCTCGGTCATCACCACCAACGAGAAGTCGCACGACCTCGGCATCGTGCTCGACGGCTCGACGCGAGCGGGCCGCGTGAACCACTACGCGTTCTGGGTCGACACGCGCGAAGAGCTGCTCATCGCCGCCGACGTGTTGATGGAGAACGGCACTCCGATCGAGTACGGCCCATCGATCCACGGCATCGGCGAGCAGAACTTCCTCTACTACCGAGAGCCGTCGACCCTGCGCATCGAGCTCAACACCGGTGGGTATCGCAACTACGTGCCCGACTGGGAGCCGAACACCTGGCGGCCGTCGCAGGGGTCGAACAACTTCTACCGCAACGGCGCCATGCCGATGTCGATGACGGAGTCGTTCCCCGCCGCCGACGGTCCCAGCGCCACGGAGGAGGGCGTGCCCGACGAGGTCAGGGACGCGCTGCTGAACCCGTACGCAGAGCACGGACGCGGCTGA
- a CDS encoding ABC transporter substrate-binding protein, producing the protein MRSALRGTLTLTAGLASVALLAACASGAESAPPAPEASEPVTIDVWGWDAEVTQLVVDAFNASQDDITVNYVLQASHEATQTNLRNVMESKQGVPCLVTGTGPLATALVNGWAQDISEYVEPVADRFSPGALAGAKVGDKYYGVPTGASAQFMMVNSTTLAANGVEVPTTWEELVDAGKALAPAGVKVINLAGEDPSTLLNLSQQAGAEWFTIDGDSWTVNLHDKATLKAAGIIQEIVDNDLNSTQTYKDRPALYSYFDSGQLATLPTQWWSLTGLQTNLVNSLGQWEAVDLPQFDGAKKQVATGFANPAIVPVGCEHPEAAVAFHTFASVDPAGIAASEHPETGAISVPTALEDVSEYTEAIVPDNLFAQTPAEVGAVIDEAQAKVIGSFERGPNYDAWFPELQDQWGKFIAKQITLEEALANVEAYIATDLESKGIDYTIAK; encoded by the coding sequence ATGCGATCTGCACTACGGGGTACCCTCACCCTGACCGCGGGCTTGGCCTCGGTCGCCCTCCTCGCCGCCTGCGCGAGCGGCGCCGAATCTGCGCCGCCCGCCCCGGAAGCGTCGGAGCCGGTCACGATCGACGTCTGGGGGTGGGACGCGGAGGTCACGCAACTCGTCGTCGACGCCTTCAACGCGAGCCAAGACGACATCACCGTCAATTACGTGCTGCAGGCCAGCCACGAAGCGACGCAGACGAACCTCCGAAACGTCATGGAGTCGAAGCAGGGCGTCCCATGCCTGGTCACCGGCACCGGTCCGCTGGCGACCGCGCTCGTCAACGGCTGGGCGCAGGACATCAGCGAGTATGTCGAGCCTGTGGCCGACCGGTTCAGCCCTGGCGCCCTGGCGGGTGCCAAGGTCGGCGACAAGTACTACGGTGTGCCGACCGGAGCCTCTGCCCAGTTCATGATGGTCAACTCCACGACGCTCGCCGCAAACGGCGTCGAGGTTCCGACCACGTGGGAGGAGCTCGTCGACGCAGGAAAAGCCCTCGCTCCGGCAGGCGTCAAGGTCATCAATCTCGCCGGTGAAGACCCCTCGACGCTGTTGAACCTGTCTCAGCAGGCGGGCGCCGAGTGGTTCACGATCGACGGCGACAGCTGGACGGTCAACCTGCACGACAAGGCCACGCTCAAGGCTGCAGGCATCATCCAGGAGATCGTCGACAACGACCTCAATTCCACCCAGACCTACAAGGATCGACCGGCCCTCTACTCGTACTTCGACAGCGGTCAGCTGGCTACCCTGCCCACGCAGTGGTGGTCGCTCACCGGACTCCAGACGAACCTCGTGAACTCCCTCGGCCAGTGGGAAGCGGTGGACCTTCCCCAGTTCGACGGCGCGAAGAAGCAGGTCGCCACGGGCTTCGCGAACCCCGCCATCGTGCCCGTCGGCTGCGAGCACCCCGAGGCCGCTGTGGCATTCCACACGTTCGCCTCGGTGGACCCCGCCGGCATCGCCGCCAGCGAGCACCCCGAGACCGGCGCGATCAGCGTGCCGACTGCGCTCGAGGATGTTTCGGAGTACACCGAGGCGATCGTTCCCGACAACCTGTTCGCCCAGACGCCGGCAGAGGTCGGAGCGGTCATCGACGAAGCTCAGGCCAAGGTGATCGGCTCGTTCGAGCGCGGGCCGAACTACGACGCGTGGTTCCCCGAGCTGCAGGACCAGTGGGGCAAGTTCATCGCCAAGCAGATCACGCTCGAGGAGGCGCTCGCCAACGTCGAGGCGTACATCGCGACTGACCTGGAGAGCAAGGGCATCGACTACACCATCGCCAAGTAG